The window CACCTTGGCCATTGGGTCTTTACGTACTGGTTCTTACCCACATTTGTTCCTTCTAACTCTGCACCCACTTAGGGTGTCGTTACAATGATACATATAAATAATACTTAAGTCAAGCCCAGTCATCAGCCATGTTGACTCCTTTCCATTTTTTGATGTCAGGAGTGTTGGGCGGAATTTCTTTTTTGGGGCAGTTTAGTGGTCTGGTTATGGCACCAACCGGAGCGAGAACTCCgaaacccagcagcggctggttCTAGTCCGCTGCAGCTCACTCTCTTTAGGTCACATTGCTATGTTCTTTTTCTCAGGCTGACTCTGTCGCTCCGCTTCAGGGGTCAGCTCCTTTGGCCATCAGGCCTTTTGGTTCCGGGTCACAGCCATTCCTTCTTTTTTTTGATGTCCTCTGCAGGGGCCTAGCTCGGACTGAGCCTTGGGACAGCTCACTGTTGTCAGGTATACTTGGGTGAGCAGATGTGCTGGAGCTTCAGTTATGTCCTTGTCTTCTCTGGGTTTTCTTGGGTCATGGACTAGGACGGGGGCCTCACCGAGGATGTTCCTTCTTCGATCCCACTGTTTCAGGGATCACCTGCCTGCTGTGCTTGCGTGAAGTGCTTGGCTAATATTCCAGGACTACTAGGCCAACGTCCCTTCCCCTATTGGGCTTTGGGTCTCTCCTTGGGTTTCCTGAGGATGTCTGTCCTCCCCAAGGACCTTGGAGTGTGGGACAGGAATTGCAGGGGATTTACTGTAGCTGCAGCCCTTGCTTGGCTTCGCCAGGCCAGCTTCTCCAAGCAACCAGTGGTTCCAGCTTCCTTTCCCACTCGTCTGCGTTTGGACTCCACGCTGTCTCTCCTGCATTGTGGGAATGAGAATGTTCTCTCTTTCACAGCAGGGAGATTTCTTAACCTCGTTTTTGACGATCCGTTCTACCTTTTTTCCTGGGATTTATGCAATCTGCTCTGGATGTTTCTCCAGTGGAGTTCTTGTCTTCATGGTTCTCCAGGGGGTGCATTTTACAGCTGCTGGGATTTGCTTTCCTTGGGGACTGTTCTCCATTTATGATGGTAGGGTCAGCCTGCCTTCCACACTGGCTTGCAGGTTCAACCATGTTTGGCATATCTGTAAGTGGCATCTCTTTCTTTTTACAAGGCTAACAATTTCCCCCTGTACTTTGGTCATTAGGAGGGGCCTGCCTTCTCCATCAATAGGTGGTTTTCACCTTAGGGCTAGCAATGCCTAAGGCTGTTTTAGGTGGCGGCTTCGTAGAGCCATTGCTTTCTGTTACTCGTGGGCAGGATACTACCCAGGTCTCGGTATCCTtttcctaccaggtgctgtggtcAGAACCTGAACCAGGTCTTGGCAACTTGGCTTTTGTTTTGGATGTTCTTCCTGGAGTCGAAATACCTGCCAGACATCTCTAGTTGTTCTTCTCGGTGGTTACCCTCCCCTTCTCTTGGTTCCTCCCTGCCTATCTCGGCCTTTGAGTCTGGTTTCCCGCTCCTTTCTCTTACCACTTTGCAGTTTCAGCAATTTGCTTTCTCAGTAGCAGGCCTGCTATCGGGAGTTCTGACTGATTCCTTCCTGGACTCTGGAGGCCGAGCCCTCCTGACTATACAAGGATTTAGGCTGAGTTGTCTTTGGGCCATTTCTTTGTATGCTTCTACCTGGGAGGCACCTTTGTAGGTGTCTTTGGCGGTTTTGCCGTCGTTTCCTGGGTGGGCCTCTCTGGGTGACAGATACATCTATTGactcagctccctttctggaccTGCTGAGGTTCGATGAGACCTTCGTGCCGTAGCTGCTCAATTGGCAGGTCTCCCAGGTGCGGCATATTCCTGAGCATGTTGCTCAACGTTCTTCCAGAGGGGCATGCTCCCCTCATTTTCTCTTTCCTGGGACTGTCACCTGGAgtaacatggaggcatattttcaaagcacttagccttccaaagttccatagaaacctatggaactttggaaggctaagtgctttgaaaatatgcctcatagtaacatagtaaatgacgacagataaagacctgtacggtccatccggtctgcccaacaacaagataaactaattttatacTCTCGTATTACTCGTAGCTCCTGGTGTCTTTCTAGCCAGGGTCTTCAACTCCCAGATTTCATTTGTCCCATTTTTGGAATCCTCTAAGGGGGATGTGGGACACTCTGTTTCTCCTCTTCTTCCTAGGgcccttttttccctttcttatGGTTCGCCTCAGCCTCAGTTTCTTGCAGGTGGACACTTCACTTCCTACGCCTGCACTAATTGGGGGTTCGGGCTTGGGGGATAATGCCCACTCTTGGGCCCTCTGGGCAATGATTCGTCTCCATCGCCTTAGTTTCTGTGGCTTCTCTTCGCTTACTGTTAGCTAAAATCTCTGGCGCTCTTTGGTGGGGTCCACTGAGTTCCTTCAGTCAGATTTCTTGTTGGTGTTTTTGCTAGGGTTCCCTAGTGCTGGTCCATGGACAGGATTGCTCACTTGAGACGGGAGGCTATCGTGAGGACTTAATTTTGCACAGGTACTCCCCTTCTATCCAGgtgccttcttcctcagctgcaacGGCTTGCTGGGCAGAAGGTCATCTATTCTTCTGCGAGGAACTCTGTATAGCTGACGTCGGTTCTTTCTTGCCTGTCTTAGGTGGACACAGCCGTATGGTTGGCTCTGCTTGGTTGGATGTCTTTTTCGAAGTTTTGATGCTATTCACAGAAGCGTTGGTGCCCACCCCCTActtaaggactgctttgctacatatcacacgtctctggattcatctgctgctgctgttgctaaggagtgaaaaattatgtcttacctgataattttcttttcctttagtcgcagatgaatccagagtcccACCCTTGTTTTGGTGGCTCTTGTTGGTTAATTCTCTGTGTTGGACCATGTTCCTGGTTTTTACATTCTAGGGGAGCTGTTGTCATCAGTTTCCGTTTTTATGCTTCTGGAGTTTTGTCTCTTCCTGGTGGGGAAGGAGACCTGTTTTAACTTTGTCTTTTTCTTTGTTATGAGGAATGTTGAATGGCTGGGGAGCATACAGCCCTATAGGATAGAAGCGCTGAATTGCACTGTCTCAACCtactggtaggtggacacaacccacacgtctctggattcatctgctgcagctaaaggaaagaaaattatcaggtaagacgcATGATTTTTCGATTGGTGGTACTAGTTTCAGGTTCCAAGAGAATTAGACAAGACTGCACTAGGAAGACAGTGGCTTCAAGAGCACCAGAATCTATAAAAGGTGGCAACAAACCAATGGCAGCCAGCAGGGTAAAAAGGGACTATCTGGCTTGCTGAGGGTGGTGAGTGAGTGTGGAAGGGAATGGTtgagagggaagaggagggagctGACTAGCAAGTTTGGGAGAGGGGGTATTGGTTGGGTGGGTATTGGTTAACAGGAGGGGTTGAAGTGGCTCCCTGGCGCTATTGAGTTGAATGGGGCCGAGGGAGAGGGGTGGGGAAAACTGATGGAGAGGGAGGTTTATGGGGGCAACATTGTGGAGGAGTTGAGAGAGGAGACTGGAAACAAGGTGGAAGTAATGAGAGACTGCAGGGGACAGGTTTGGCAGAGCACTAGTACATTAAAAGGGGTACCCCAGAAATTTAAGGGCCAGTGGTTGGAGAGATCTCTGAATCTATTCTACATTTACATGATCCTACTGCTTGAGGCTTAACTTATACATCGTCTGCAAAGAAATGGCATGTTTTCTTTCTTGTTGTAAAGAGATTACAAGAATTAGTAGCAAAACTCAATTAAGAGGTTAGGAGAGGTATAAGAACTGTGCACACTAAAACTGATAAAATTTAACAGTAAATTGGCAACTTGACTTCTTTTGGTATTTAGTTCTTTTTACCAATTACTTTTGTTTGCTGTTGTCTGTTTtttagtttcaacattttttttattgatgatgaaaTAAACATAACATAGTATGTAATACATATCATGCAACTTCAACACTACAATTGTATGTCATGTATTCGCAATAAACAGACCATCATCATGGTtttatattccccccccccccccctttcgccTCTTTGTAGCTTACCGATGTTTATTCAGCAGATGTCACCTGGTCATGCAATTCAGGGTAAACAGTACACACCACCCCCAATCTCTCTGACCAGCACTTTGCTAACTAttcagcatttttaaaattatggcttgcgttccctactccttccctaaccccccttctccccctcttcctGTTGCATGTCCTACATCCTAGCCTATCTACTCTCCTCCATCTCCCCACGGTAGCCCACTGAGTACTTGAGTACGGGCTCGTGGGGAAATCGTGTTTATATATTTCTTCCAAGTGCTCAAAAACCGCACTTGTCTTTTTGGTGTCAGTCTCGCCTCTCTCGATTCCCAAAGCATTAGTTGGTGTAGtttatttctccaataccaatgAGAGGGAGGACGTCCATTAGCCAGTGATTGTTGTCTGTTTTTTGAAACTCACCTTGGTGGTGGTATTTATTTTGTTAGAATGAAACCCCTTCAGTGTCCAAGAATATATTAAAAGAGGAGGACCATTTACAGATGATTCGGAATTATCAACAGCATCTTCTGCAGCAAAACAGGTACTGGcatatatgaaataaaaaaaaaaagttaagttgCATGTAATCAGATACCGGAGAGAAGTTTGTCTTCACATTGcaatagatacagtggtggaaataagtatttgatcccttgctgattttgtaagtttgcccactgacaaagacatgagcagcccataattgaagggtaggttattggtaacagtgagagatagcacatcacaaattaaatccggaaaatcacattgtggaaagtatatgaatttatttgcattctgcagaggaaaataagtatttgatcccccaccaaccagtaagagatctggcccctacagaccaggtagatgctccaaatcaactcgttacctgcatgacagacagctgtcggcaatggtcacctgtatgaaagacacctgtccacagactcagtgaatcagtcagactctaacctctacaaaatggccaagagcaaggagctgtctaaggatgtcagggacaagatcatacacctgcacaaggctggaatgggctacaaaaccatcagtaagacgctgggcgagaaggagacaactgttggtgccatagtaagaaaatggaagaagtacaaaatgactgtcaatcgacaaagatctggggctccacgcaaaatctcacctcgtggggtatccttgatcacgaggaaggttagaaatcagcctacaactacaaggggggaacttgtcaatgatctcaaggcagctgggaccactgtcaccacgaaaaccattggtaacacattacgacataacggattgcaatcctgcagtgcccgcaaggtccccctgctccggaaggcacatgtgacggcccgtctgaagtttgccagtgaacacctggatgatgccgagagtgattgggagaaggtgctgtggtcagatgagacaaaaattgagctctttggcatgaactcaactcgccgtgtttggaggaagagaaatgctgcctatgacccaaagaacaccgtccccactgtcaagcatggaggtggaaatgttatgttttgggggtgtttctctgctaagggcacaggactacttcaccgcatcaatgggagaatggatggggccatgtaccgtacaattctgagtgacaacctccttccctccgccagggccttaaaaatgggtcgtggctgggtcttccagcacgacaatgacccaaaacatacagccaaggcaacaaaggagtggctcaggaagaagcacattagggtcatggagtggcctagccagtcaccagaccttaatcccattgaaaacttatggagggagctgaagctgcgagttgccaagcgacagcccagaactcttaatgatttagagatgatctgcaaagaggagtggaccaaaattcctcctgacatgtgtgcaaacctcatcatcaactacagaagacgtctgaccgctgtgcttgccaacaagggttttgccaccaagtattaggtcttgtttgccagagggattaaatacttatttccctctgcagaatgcaaataaattcatatactttccacaatgtgattttccggatttaatttgtgatgtgctatctctcacttgttaccaataacctacccttcaattatgggctgctcatgtctttgtcagtgggcaaacttacaaaatcagcaagggatcaaatacttatttccaccactgtaatatatatatttgcatgATGATCTTGGTATACACAACACAGTACAAATTaatgttaatttttctttttcttttttttttgatcaAAGGGACTTGCAAATTTTGTGTTTGATCATAGGGAGTCTGAGTAACCTTGAAAGGGCAGCGTAAAGAGGGAGAGAATAAGGTTCCTGTTCTtaatttggggtgggagggggactaCACATTTAGGCCACTGCTGATTTCTCTGGCATCACAAATTTGCATGGTGACCTGGTTGAAAGAATAGACGAGGACAATGGAGTTCTTCATGAAGAACTTCAAGTTTTCTCTGGATTACACTTTTAAGGTATAGTGTTGCGATTAGAAATAAGTCTCCTGACTTTACAACTTCACATTCAGCCACAATACTTGTATTTTTGCCcaagaaaaattatatatatttatatatgtgtatatatgttttttagGCAGCATCAGCAGTCCATTGAAGAAGCTAGAAATCATTTACAGGAATACCaagtttttttgaaaaaaagataccCATCTATTTCTACAATATCCGTGGACTCTTCTGCTATGGCAGCATCTgaatatgtaaatgtaaaatctACAGCTGGAGCAACCTTGCAAACAGAGGCATCAGAGTTGTTTTACAGTCAGGTCCATTCAGTAACACATGAACCATCTAAACTAGTTCAAGACCAGCATAAAAAAGCAGTTGATGAAGCCAGAAAACAATTACTAGACTACCAGACTATGCTGAAAAGAAAATACCCATCTACTTCCAGAAAAACTTTAGATTCTGTTATTACCAAAGAAACAGCACACAGGAACCAAGAGTCTAAAATAGAAGTTTTCTTGCAAGGAGATGCTGCAGAAATGCTTCATAGCAGAACCCAGTCCTTAAATCACAAACTATCTGAACATCTGGAGCCAGTGACTTCACATTCAGAAAAACATACCTTTTTGGAAAAGCAGTCTGACATGGTTGACCAGCCCATGTCTGGCATTAGTAAGGAGTTACCAGCTGTGTTTCGATTCAGGCCAGAGTGCTTTCATAAAGACCTTCAGAGTTCTGGTTTATCACAGTCAATGCCAGTGGGAGTATCAAATGTGCTGTCAGATACTGAAGTTAAGCAGTTACCTAAGTCTAGTGAACAAACAGAATCAGTTTTCACAAGAGTACCCCTGGAAGTAGACAATGAGCAGATTGGACTGTATTCACCCACAAAAAATGTGAATGAAAGCCCAGCTCAGAAGTCATCCCTAAATAGTCCAAAAGAGAAAGTATTAAAATGGGTTCCAGAAATACTAGAATCtcaggaatgccaagccaaatcaTCAAATGAACAGGTGCCACTGCAAGTCAGCAGAGATGCTTCACTTGAACTGTCCAATTCTCAGCCATTCCTTCCCTCTTTAGGGGAACAGCAACTCAGATTATTGTCTTATGATCCGTTTACTGGGCCTGGGGGAGATCAGGAACATCAAACCCAACAGAGCTTCTCCAGTGTTCTGGAGTTTCGTGAGAGATTTTTATCTACTGAGGAGATTCAAGCACAACAAGAACAGGTAAAGGAACTGCAGTTGCAGCTGGACTGGCAAAGGGAAACACTTAGCTCTAAGCAGAGACTACAAGATAAATTACTATTACAGAAACAGAGTGAGCTGAAGCAGAGACAGCAAGAAGTTATGGAAGGTTTCCTCAGAGACCAGAAGGTAAGCTAGTGTTATAACATCCGTCAAACATATTTATTTCCAGTGTGTAGTTTCTAAAGACACAACTGCATGGAATTTCAGGCACAGTTTCTTGTTAAAGTCCTTAACCTTTTGGTACTTTAAATTACAACTGTGGGTCACTCTATTCATATAACCATTGTTTCAGGTGGTATATTTTCTGTATGACTTATAAAATGACAGTTGTTGGAACCTTTTAAAATCAGAAAATTCATAATTATTACTCAggtttagagaatgacacggggatggggacagagacagagctcccggggatgggacagggacagGTCACacgggggcagggatggggacagagcccacagggacggggacaaactttgtccccatgtcattttcttctttgaaacctgtaaatgaactggactgttatttatgtttgagtgatgcctacaaagatattttgattttttggaaaaacaagcaaacatactggccacaactagcaaaatttgcatgtgggatcctgcacatcctgctaccagcacatcttctaagaagacaacttctattccaggaaggactgtggagggCAGGAGAGCTAGATAGAATCCTGAGATTGCTgattgacttcttattcatccacagattaaaaaaccataacagtgcttcatagggcatatttttcccctctagggcatatagaatgtATAGAACGGgctgtattttatacccctggacattttaacagtgtgaattaggattccttggtgtagtagaaatcacctattgttgtggttggaagggtagaggggtgatggtgggaaggagggttattatagctgctcattgttgttattgttttctgtttgtaatttatacacaacagttgcatagcatattgttcctttttatactttaataaaaagatttaagtataaaatcataagtgttcaaggcttctgcagatggggacggggtggggatggagacaaggccagtggggatggagacagaacctacagggacaaactttgtccccatgttatTCTCTACTCGGGTTCTGATTCCAAATTGTTCATATGCTTTGGATATGAGCATATCACAAACTGTGTTCTTATGCTTTGGATCCCATATTGAAGCAAATCACCTCTTCATGAGTGTTAATAGCATAATTTAA of the Microcaecilia unicolor unplaced genomic scaffold, aMicUni1.1, whole genome shotgun sequence genome contains:
- the LOC115458576 gene encoding centrosomal protein of 295 kDa-like, coding for SPQLANSALVVGRSVLLHPQEQATRIRMAADKQKQLETIEQQKQQQLALLQQLELEKLSLEAEYLELQLQMQKNKEREMDDQVQMNMEPVLHQNEETEQKNETPSVSKNILKEEDHLQMIRNYQQHLLQQNRQHQQSIEEARNHLQEYQVFLKKRYPSISTISVDSSAMAASEYVNVKSTAGATLQTEASELFYSQVHSVTHEPSKLVQDQHKKAVDEARKQLLDYQTMLKRKYPSTSRKTLDSVITKETAHRNQESKIEVFLQGDAAEMLHSRTQSLNHKLSEHLEPVTSHSEKHTFLEKQSDMVDQPMSGISKELPAVFRFRPECFHKDLQSSGLSQSMPVGVSNVLSDTEVKQLPKSSEQTESVFTRVPLEVDNEQIGLYSPTKNVNESPAQKSSLNSPKEKVLKWVPEILESQECQAKSSNEQVPLQVSRDASLELSNSQPFLPSLGEQQLRLLSYDPFTGPGGDQEHQTQQSFSSVLEFRERFLSTEEIQAQQEQVKELQLQLDWQRETLSSKQRLQDKLLLQKQSELKQRQQEVMEGFLRDQK